Proteins from a genomic interval of Aquabacterium olei:
- the narL gene encoding two-component system response regulator NarL: MTSSVLLIDDHPLFRSGVAQLVQGDPDLTLAGQAGDGPAGIALALSLKPDLVLIDLNMKQMNGIEVLRALKAAGCAARCVMLTVSDDGKDVLEAMRAGADGYLLKDLEPEELCLNIKRAVLGSTVIESCLAGLLVDALKAPPQVDVGSLTEREREILGLLVDGMSNKQIARVLGIADTTVKVHIKHLLRKLNVRSRLEAAVWGFQNPQFRLAQAPG; the protein is encoded by the coding sequence ATGACGTCCAGTGTCCTGTTGATTGACGACCATCCGCTGTTTCGAAGCGGCGTGGCCCAGCTGGTTCAGGGGGACCCTGACCTGACCCTCGCGGGCCAGGCGGGCGATGGCCCCGCGGGCATCGCGCTGGCCCTGAGTCTGAAGCCCGATCTGGTGCTCATCGACCTCAACATGAAACAGATGAATGGCATTGAGGTGTTGCGTGCCCTGAAGGCGGCGGGCTGCGCGGCGCGGTGTGTGATGCTCACCGTTTCCGACGATGGCAAGGACGTGCTGGAGGCGATGCGGGCCGGTGCTGACGGCTACCTTCTCAAGGACCTCGAGCCGGAGGAGCTGTGCCTCAACATCAAGCGCGCCGTCCTAGGCAGCACGGTGATCGAGAGCTGCCTTGCCGGCCTGCTGGTGGATGCCTTGAAGGCCCCGCCACAGGTCGATGTGGGAAGCCTGACGGAGCGCGAGCGCGAGATCCTGGGGCTTCTGGTTGACGGCATGAGCAACAAGCAGATCGCCAGGGTGCTGGGCATCGCCGACACCACCGTGAAGGTGCACATCAAGCATCTGCTGCGCAAGCTGAATGTGCGCAGCCGGCTCGAAGCGGCGGTCTGGGGCTTTCAGAACCCGCAGTTCCGACTCGCGCAGGCCCCGGGGTGA
- a CDS encoding dehydrogenase: MKVIRSRAPLRLGLAGGGTDVSPFSDLHGGHVLNATIDLYAHTILEPRDDGKLVLIACDREEQVVLDAHAPIVDDDPLRLHRGIHRRVVQDFNDGKPLACTVTTFADAPAGSGLGTSSTMVVSVLQAYAEWLKLDLGEYELAHLAYQIEREDLALAGGKQDQYAAAFGGFNFIEFGADGRVLVNPLRVKAWIINELEASTLLYYTGQSRESARIIQQQIDNTREAKSDSIDAMLALKEDASNMKEVILRGDLERYPGILGRSWQAKKKMAVGITTPLIEQVYDSAIEAGAHAGKISGAGGGGFMMFFVSPARRLDVVRALSPLPGELMNFHFTPYGAQSWAIG, encoded by the coding sequence ATGAAAGTCATCCGGTCACGCGCGCCCCTTCGGCTCGGCCTCGCAGGAGGCGGCACCGATGTGAGCCCGTTCAGCGATCTTCACGGGGGTCACGTCCTCAACGCCACCATCGATCTCTATGCCCACACCATCCTGGAGCCGCGGGATGACGGCAAGCTGGTCCTCATCGCCTGTGATCGGGAGGAACAGGTGGTGCTGGATGCCCACGCTCCCATCGTGGACGACGACCCGCTGCGCCTGCATCGGGGCATTCACCGGCGGGTGGTACAGGACTTCAACGACGGCAAGCCCCTGGCCTGCACGGTCACGACGTTTGCGGATGCGCCCGCGGGATCGGGCCTGGGGACGTCCTCGACGATGGTGGTGTCCGTGCTGCAGGCCTATGCGGAATGGCTCAAGCTCGATCTGGGCGAGTACGAGCTCGCCCATCTGGCCTATCAGATCGAACGTGAAGACCTCGCCCTGGCCGGGGGCAAGCAGGATCAGTACGCCGCGGCCTTCGGCGGCTTCAACTTCATCGAGTTCGGGGCAGACGGCCGGGTGCTCGTCAACCCCTTGCGCGTGAAGGCCTGGATCATCAACGAACTGGAAGCAAGCACACTGCTTTACTACACAGGGCAGTCGCGCGAGTCGGCTCGCATCATCCAGCAGCAGATCGACAACACGCGGGAGGCGAAGTCGGACTCCATCGACGCGATGCTGGCCCTGAAGGAGGACGCTTCCAACATGAAGGAGGTCATTCTTCGCGGCGACCTCGAGCGCTATCCGGGCATCCTGGGCCGTTCCTGGCAGGCAAAGAAGAAGATGGCGGTGGGGATCACCACCCCGCTGATCGAGCAGGTGTACGACAGCGCCATCGAAGCCGGCGCGCACGCCGGCAAGATCTCTGGCGCGGGCGGCGGCGGCTTCATGATGTTCTTCGTCTCGCCAGCCCGGCGTCTGGACGTGGTGCGTGCGCTGTCGCCCCTTCCGGGCGAATTGATGAACTTCCATTTCACCCCTTATGGAGCGCAATCATGGGCGATAGGCTGA
- a CDS encoding nucleotidyltransferase family protein: protein MAAAFEAIVLAGGLGTRLRSAVPDLPKPLAPVAGRPFLDYLLGHLEHVGARHVILSVGYLGEQIEARYGGCFGSVEISYSRESAPLGTGGALRQALSFSAGAYTLALNGDTLLECDPWPFIVATARTHKQLGILTRDVEDTGRYGRCELSNDVVVGFGQKEATGPGLINAGVYCLRHDLFEGHALPDRFSFEHDFIEPQLARLKPYGARVRGYFIDIGVPEDFERAQRELPLLRW from the coding sequence ATGGCTGCCGCGTTCGAAGCCATCGTGCTGGCGGGCGGGTTGGGCACCCGCCTCAGGTCGGCGGTGCCCGATCTGCCCAAGCCGCTCGCACCCGTGGCGGGCCGTCCGTTTCTGGATTACCTGCTCGGGCATCTGGAGCATGTTGGCGCGCGGCACGTCATCCTGTCCGTGGGGTACCTGGGCGAACAGATCGAGGCCCGCTACGGTGGGTGCTTCGGCAGCGTCGAAATCTCGTACAGCCGCGAATCGGCTCCGCTGGGCACAGGTGGGGCGCTGCGGCAGGCGCTCTCCTTCAGCGCCGGCGCGTACACCCTGGCGCTCAATGGGGACACGTTGCTGGAATGCGATCCGTGGCCTTTCATCGTCGCCACGGCGCGCACCCACAAGCAGCTTGGCATTCTGACCCGCGACGTCGAGGACACGGGGCGGTATGGCCGTTGTGAGCTGTCGAACGACGTGGTGGTCGGTTTCGGGCAGAAAGAGGCGACGGGCCCCGGCCTGATCAACGCGGGGGTCTACTGCCTGCGACATGACCTCTTCGAGGGGCATGCGCTGCCCGATCGTTTTTCGTTCGAGCACGACTTCATCGAACCCCAGCTTGCCCGCCTGAAGCCCTATGGCGCGCGCGTCCGTGGCTACTTCATCGACATCGGTGTGCCAGAAGACTTCGAGCGTGCCCAGCGGGAACTGCCGCTGCTTCGCTGGTGA
- a CDS encoding MarR family winged helix-turn-helix transcriptional regulator has protein sequence MAQKPRLIFLLNTAQRHLQQWMAGRQAQLAEQLGATVPTPAQAGALFMLAISDGATMGELAQALDLEPPAVSGLVQRIEAMGWAERRPCPDDRRTQRVWLRPLGQALLPALREGTARTNQALATGFTDDELATVARWLEHVRRLPAPHEQEP, from the coding sequence GTGGCCCAGAAGCCCCGTCTGATCTTCCTGCTCAACACCGCCCAGCGCCACCTGCAACAGTGGATGGCAGGGCGTCAGGCGCAACTCGCCGAGCAACTGGGCGCGACCGTGCCGACGCCCGCGCAGGCGGGCGCGCTGTTCATGCTGGCGATAAGCGACGGTGCCACCATGGGCGAACTGGCGCAGGCGCTCGACCTCGAGCCGCCCGCCGTGTCCGGTCTGGTGCAGCGCATCGAGGCGATGGGGTGGGCCGAGCGCCGTCCCTGCCCGGACGACCGCCGCACGCAGCGCGTCTGGCTGCGCCCGTTGGGGCAGGCCCTGTTGCCCGCGCTGCGCGAAGGCACGGCACGCACCAACCAGGCACTGGCCACCGGCTTCACCGACGACGAACTCGCCACCGTGGCGCGCTGGCTGGAGCACGTCCGGCGGTTGCCCGCCCCTCACGAACAGGAACCCTGA
- a CDS encoding MipA/OmpV family protein yields MKVTGHLLSALLLVGLGNLAHAQSEFYRRVTPPGAAEGGIAGAAVLVGREYQGSDEVRVRLLPSIEYQWANGFFAGGLNGVGYNASSSPDKAYGVRITPDFGRKERRSAVLEGLGDIDPRPEIGAFYNFSPARQVTFSSSLRYGSGNSHKGLLVDVGASWSTTVTPALRVATTLATTWANGEHLQEYFGITAAQSTRSGLAAYSPSGGLKDVRLGVSLFYRLTPEWSLTGAVSHSELVGDARHSPIVREKGTVTGVLAVGYSF; encoded by the coding sequence ATGAAAGTCACTGGCCACCTCCTTTCCGCCCTTCTCCTCGTTGGCCTGGGCAACCTGGCGCATGCGCAGTCGGAGTTTTATCGGCGTGTCACCCCACCCGGTGCAGCGGAGGGCGGCATCGCGGGCGCGGCGGTGCTGGTGGGCCGCGAGTACCAGGGTTCCGACGAGGTGCGCGTGCGCCTGTTGCCGAGCATCGAGTACCAGTGGGCAAACGGTTTCTTTGCGGGCGGGCTCAATGGCGTGGGCTACAACGCGTCGTCCAGCCCTGACAAGGCATATGGGGTGCGCATCACGCCGGACTTCGGCCGCAAGGAGCGGCGCAGCGCCGTGCTGGAGGGGCTCGGTGACATCGACCCTCGCCCGGAGATCGGCGCCTTCTACAACTTCAGCCCCGCGCGCCAGGTGACCTTCAGTTCGTCGCTGCGGTACGGCAGCGGCAACAGCCACAAGGGGCTGCTGGTGGATGTCGGCGCGAGCTGGAGCACCACTGTGACGCCGGCCCTGCGCGTTGCGACCACGCTGGCCACGACGTGGGCCAATGGCGAACATCTGCAGGAGTACTTCGGCATCACCGCCGCCCAGTCGACTCGCAGCGGTCTGGCCGCCTATTCACCGAGCGGCGGGTTGAAGGACGTTCGCCTGGGCGTTTCCCTCTTCTACCGGCTGACACCCGAGTGGAGCCTCACCGGGGCAGTGTCGCACTCCGAACTGGTCGGCGACGCGCGACACAGCCCCATTGTTCGCGAAAAGGGCACGGTCACTGGGGTGCTGGCGGTGGGGTACAGCTTCTGA
- a CDS encoding sensor domain-containing diguanylate cyclase, which translates to MSTHTAHADTTATGTRGRSPGEDHLSVKVRIIIMLYVGLAGLLTFISTGWLTSWHPMASWLTAGLALAGLAWAGARQPAMQPTSTAPEQDKQGAGQNQAHCQRCMQPGESWSGTVLDQLRLSLLIADAGGHIEYTNESWETLTGRARTETVGQSLWTFLHPEDAVGVSWDCRRVAQGEVPEFCQEVRVLDARRRPVWVMLRARPCALVTPESGKLAVTLEEITRRKRLDEQLRSTRHYVNTLLSNVPGMVYRCRYDPSYTMEFISDGCMELTGYEPDDLIENRRLAYASLIHPEDRAFVWTQVQVHVEKRAAYQVSYRITDATGRVRWVWEQGRGVYSSHGELLAVEGFITDVSERKGAEERAKRKMWFEARTGLTSKAIFDALLSWSLHLTRMGGPVAAVLLVELPQATAEIERLGLERFEQALTLQARRLVPAAGPGAVCAYLGHHQFAVLTSDFRHLGQARAAADARELLPLVSRMAQGLLDALMEPVRLDGQNERIDVVVGITLTSPRYNDPDALLASAQKAARAAAKLGNGHCEFAEE; encoded by the coding sequence ATGAGCACGCACACCGCGCACGCGGACACGACGGCCACCGGCACGCGGGGCCGCTCGCCCGGGGAGGACCACCTCTCAGTGAAGGTTCGCATCATCATCATGCTCTACGTCGGGCTGGCAGGACTGCTGACCTTCATCTCAACGGGTTGGCTGACTTCGTGGCATCCGATGGCCTCATGGCTGACGGCGGGGCTGGCCTTGGCCGGACTGGCATGGGCCGGAGCACGGCAACCCGCTATGCAGCCCACCAGCACGGCGCCCGAGCAGGACAAGCAAGGTGCGGGCCAGAACCAGGCACATTGCCAGCGCTGCATGCAGCCGGGTGAATCGTGGTCGGGCACCGTCCTGGACCAACTGCGCCTGAGCCTGTTGATCGCGGACGCAGGCGGCCACATCGAGTACACCAACGAGAGTTGGGAGACGCTCACGGGTCGCGCACGCACCGAGACGGTCGGGCAGTCGCTGTGGACCTTTCTGCACCCCGAGGACGCCGTGGGCGTGAGCTGGGACTGCCGCCGGGTCGCACAGGGCGAAGTGCCGGAGTTCTGTCAGGAGGTGCGCGTGCTTGACGCGCGACGCAGGCCGGTGTGGGTGATGCTTCGGGCACGCCCTTGCGCGCTCGTGACGCCGGAATCCGGCAAGCTCGCCGTGACACTCGAAGAGATCACCCGCCGCAAGCGACTCGACGAGCAGCTGCGCTCGACACGCCACTACGTCAACACGCTGCTGTCCAATGTGCCAGGCATGGTGTACCGCTGCCGATACGACCCGTCCTACACGATGGAGTTCATCAGCGACGGATGCATGGAGTTGACCGGCTACGAGCCGGACGACCTGATCGAGAACCGTCGACTCGCCTACGCCAGCCTGATCCACCCGGAGGACCGCGCCTTCGTCTGGACGCAGGTGCAGGTGCATGTCGAGAAGCGGGCGGCCTACCAGGTCTCCTACCGCATCACCGACGCCACCGGGCGCGTGCGATGGGTGTGGGAGCAGGGCCGGGGTGTTTACTCTTCGCATGGTGAGTTGCTCGCCGTCGAAGGCTTCATCACCGACGTCTCGGAGCGCAAGGGGGCCGAAGAGCGGGCAAAGCGAAAGATGTGGTTCGAGGCCCGCACGGGGCTGACCAGCAAGGCCATCTTCGATGCCCTGCTGAGCTGGAGCCTGCATCTCACGCGCATGGGCGGGCCCGTGGCCGCCGTGCTGCTCGTCGAGCTTCCGCAGGCGACCGCCGAGATCGAGCGCCTGGGCCTGGAACGGTTCGAACAGGCCCTGACACTCCAGGCCCGTCGCCTGGTGCCGGCGGCCGGGCCCGGCGCTGTGTGTGCCTACCTGGGGCATCACCAGTTCGCGGTGCTCACCAGCGACTTCCGTCATCTGGGACAGGCTCGCGCGGCCGCGGATGCGAGGGAGCTGCTGCCCCTCGTGTCGCGCATGGCGCAAGGCCTGCTCGACGCCCTGATGGAGCCCGTGAGGCTGGACGGGCAGAACGAGCGCATCGATGTGGTGGTGGGCATCACCCTCACATCGCCTCGCTACAACGATCCGGATGCCCTGCTTGCATCTGCACAGAAGGCGGCCAGGGCCGCCGCAAAACTGGGCAACGGCCACTGCGAATTCGCCGAGGAATGA
- a CDS encoding bacteriohemerythrin: MTPPESTDAPEALAWSDAFVLGFDPMDHLHEEFVDIAGRLQAAEDEALPALLDEMARHLEQHFQMEDKWMEETDFPPRGCHMDEHAAVLKSVREVQAELAEGNVELCRDLVDHLAAWFPGHADHLDSALAHWMSKRRFGGKPVVLRRGLTLR, translated from the coding sequence ATGACGCCACCTGAATCGACCGACGCCCCGGAAGCCCTTGCCTGGAGCGACGCCTTCGTCCTGGGCTTCGACCCGATGGACCACCTCCACGAGGAGTTTGTCGACATCGCGGGACGACTGCAAGCTGCCGAGGACGAGGCCTTGCCCGCACTGCTGGACGAGATGGCCCGCCACCTCGAGCAGCACTTCCAGATGGAAGACAAGTGGATGGAGGAGACCGACTTTCCGCCCCGAGGCTGCCACATGGACGAGCACGCCGCCGTGCTGAAGTCCGTGCGCGAAGTGCAGGCCGAGTTGGCCGAGGGGAATGTCGAACTCTGCCGTGATCTGGTCGATCACCTGGCCGCGTGGTTCCCCGGTCACGCCGATCACCTGGACTCGGCCCTGGCGCACTGGATGTCCAAGCGCCGCTTCGGCGGCAAGCCTGTGGTGCTGCGTCGCGGCCTGACCTTGCGCTGA
- a CDS encoding alpha/beta hydrolase family protein, with translation MSTPLQAPERVKIICADATVLAGHFVTAAPTADTRRAPVLVCPATGVRQQFYLRFAAWLAEHGHDVLVFDYRGVGLSLQGPLKACQATLAEWGQQDQVAALDWLLARTGQPKVLLVGHSAGGQMIGLLPNHDRIARAVGVAASTGWFKGMRPGFRLQANLAFKALIPLGIRLKGYAPCSRLGLGEDLPAAVATQWGQWCAAGGYATNAVKRHPDRDFHAAVRAPVTVFHATDDDIATPATVADLMRTWPQADKRVVRVSPREHGLKAIGHINWFRSSHQALWPLIGQALRG, from the coding sequence ATGTCCACCCCTCTTCAAGCCCCTGAACGGGTCAAGATCATCTGTGCGGACGCCACTGTGCTGGCCGGCCACTTCGTGACGGCAGCGCCCACCGCGGACACCCGCCGCGCGCCGGTGCTGGTCTGCCCGGCCACCGGTGTGCGCCAGCAGTTCTACCTGCGCTTTGCTGCCTGGCTGGCCGAGCACGGTCACGACGTGCTCGTGTTCGACTACCGCGGCGTCGGTCTGTCGCTGCAAGGGCCGCTGAAGGCCTGCCAGGCCACGCTGGCGGAATGGGGGCAGCAGGACCAGGTGGCCGCCCTCGACTGGCTGCTGGCGCGCACCGGTCAGCCCAAGGTGCTGTTGGTGGGGCACAGTGCGGGAGGCCAGATGATCGGGCTGCTGCCCAACCACGACCGCATCGCACGGGCGGTGGGCGTGGCGGCCTCGACAGGCTGGTTCAAGGGGATGCGACCGGGCTTCCGATTGCAGGCCAATCTTGCCTTCAAGGCGCTCATCCCGCTCGGCATCCGGCTCAAGGGCTATGCGCCCTGTTCGCGGCTGGGCCTGGGTGAAGACCTGCCGGCTGCGGTAGCCACGCAGTGGGGACAGTGGTGTGCGGCAGGCGGCTATGCCACCAATGCGGTCAAGCGCCACCCCGATCGGGACTTCCATGCGGCGGTTCGCGCGCCTGTGACGGTGTTCCACGCCACCGACGACGACATTGCCACACCGGCCACGGTGGCCGACCTGATGCGCACCTGGCCCCAGGCCGACAAGCGGGTCGTGCGTGTCTCCCCGCGCGAGCATGGGCTGAAGGCCATCGGCCACATCAACTGGTTCCGCTCGTCGCACCAGGCGCTGTGGCCGCTGATCGGGCAGGCGCTGCGGGGCTGA
- a CDS encoding ATP-binding protein, whose translation MAMWWDHARTSQALEAVCKKQAAPVVDACELAPTLHAPSALPAWLLSAALALVGAGLWAMWRGQASQGRGQRAGAGPSNPPGTPGDVLKARTLLLMQESGRLFCRTELNESTLIRAMQWLQEALGAGTVALRLSTDVQRLLGWRATLVTRHLPECAGTWADGVLRSEGLARVLPGHDGGPPTVVVAVQGERGAVGVLAVEFAAGCDVSSAHLQAADSFANLCAMAIAGVWRSHEDRRIALMEERGAIAAELHDSLAQALAFMKIQVAQLQRAMQSEETSPQVKGAADDLRKGLSNAYQTVRQLIAAFRVRMGPGGLREAVQETIDELSERSGMDIAFEEALDLCPLEVNEEFHVMQVIREALSNTVRHSGAGRAWVTIRPDPSHHITVTVEDDGQGFGSPSTDGQHHGLSIMKERARSLGGEVEFGERPGGGSRIRLVFSPERLPSLTHAGNDR comes from the coding sequence ATGGCGATGTGGTGGGATCACGCCCGCACGTCGCAGGCGCTGGAGGCTGTTTGCAAGAAGCAGGCCGCGCCCGTTGTGGACGCGTGTGAACTTGCGCCCACGCTGCATGCGCCTTCTGCGCTGCCTGCCTGGCTGCTCAGTGCGGCATTGGCGCTGGTCGGCGCCGGCCTGTGGGCGATGTGGCGGGGTCAGGCGTCGCAGGGTCGCGGGCAGCGCGCTGGTGCCGGGCCGTCGAACCCGCCAGGCACGCCGGGCGATGTGCTCAAGGCCAGGACCCTGTTGCTGATGCAGGAGTCGGGGCGCCTGTTCTGCCGCACGGAGTTGAACGAGTCGACGTTGATCCGGGCAATGCAGTGGCTGCAGGAAGCGCTGGGTGCGGGCACCGTGGCCCTGCGCCTCAGCACGGACGTGCAGCGGCTTCTGGGATGGCGCGCAACGCTCGTCACCCGGCATCTGCCCGAGTGTGCCGGCACGTGGGCGGACGGCGTCTTGCGCAGCGAAGGGCTGGCGCGTGTGCTGCCCGGCCATGACGGTGGCCCGCCCACTGTCGTGGTTGCTGTGCAGGGCGAGCGGGGTGCCGTGGGCGTGCTCGCCGTCGAGTTCGCGGCGGGGTGCGATGTGAGCTCGGCGCACCTCCAGGCAGCAGACAGCTTCGCCAACCTCTGTGCCATGGCGATTGCGGGGGTTTGGCGCAGTCACGAGGACCGGCGCATCGCGCTGATGGAAGAGCGTGGCGCCATTGCGGCCGAGCTCCACGACTCGCTGGCACAGGCCCTCGCGTTCATGAAGATCCAGGTGGCGCAACTGCAGCGGGCCATGCAGTCCGAGGAGACATCGCCTCAGGTGAAAGGTGCCGCCGATGACCTGCGCAAGGGCCTGTCGAATGCTTACCAGACGGTGCGCCAGCTGATTGCCGCGTTTCGTGTGCGCATGGGCCCGGGCGGCCTGCGTGAAGCGGTGCAGGAGACGATCGATGAATTGTCCGAACGCAGCGGCATGGACATCGCTTTCGAAGAAGCGCTCGACCTGTGTCCTCTGGAAGTAAACGAAGAGTTCCACGTGATGCAGGTCATCCGCGAGGCCCTGTCCAACACCGTGCGGCATTCGGGTGCCGGCCGCGCATGGGTGACGATCCGGCCTGACCCCAGTCACCACATCACGGTGACGGTGGAGGACGACGGGCAGGGCTTTGGTTCTCCGTCGACGGATGGGCAGCACCACGGCCTGTCCATCATGAAGGAGCGCGCCCGTTCTCTGGGCGGTGAGGTGGAGTTTGGTGAACGCCCGGGAGGCGGTTCGCGCATCAGGCTGGTCTTTTCGCCCGAGCGCCTGCCGTCCCTCACGCACGCGGGAAATGACCGATGA
- a CDS encoding DMT family transporter has protein sequence MSTDWILLVLAGLLETAWPVGLQRSQGFSRLWPSVWTAAAIIASVGLLGLAMRTLPAGTAYAVWAGIGVAGTALLDIVVLGQPFSWSRGAFIALILIGVMGLKAQTSPA, from the coding sequence ATGTCCACTGACTGGATCCTGCTCGTCCTCGCCGGTTTGCTGGAGACCGCCTGGCCGGTCGGTCTTCAACGATCGCAGGGCTTCTCACGACTCTGGCCCTCGGTGTGGACGGCAGCGGCGATCATCGCCAGCGTGGGACTGCTCGGGCTGGCCATGCGCACCCTGCCCGCGGGAACCGCCTATGCCGTGTGGGCAGGCATCGGCGTGGCGGGAACGGCCCTGCTCGACATCGTGGTGCTCGGCCAACCCTTTTCATGGAGCAGGGGGGCGTTCATTGCCCTCATTCTGATCGGCGTGATGGGCCTCAAGGCGCAGACATCGCCCGCCTGA
- the gmhB gene encoding D-glycero-beta-D-manno-heptose 1,7-bisphosphate 7-phosphatase, with the protein MARPLIILDRDGVVNHDSPLYVRSAEAWTPIDGAIEAIATMCRAGYDVVIATNQAGVAKGLIPVAELDQMHRKLEALVDAAGGQIARIYDCRHHPDHGCGCRKPQPGMLLKACLDFDQRPEAVCFVGDALTDMVAAARAGCQPVLVLTGKGQATQALAEFDPTIPVLGSLAEVPGWLARRGDATQRCPDIRTDGLRSCTPPPAPQ; encoded by the coding sequence ATGGCACGCCCCCTGATCATCCTGGACCGTGATGGCGTGGTGAACCACGACAGCCCGCTGTACGTGCGCAGCGCCGAGGCCTGGACGCCGATCGATGGCGCCATCGAGGCCATCGCGACCATGTGCCGTGCGGGGTACGACGTCGTCATCGCCACCAACCAGGCCGGCGTGGCGAAGGGCCTCATTCCGGTCGCGGAGCTCGACCAGATGCACCGCAAGCTGGAAGCCCTGGTGGATGCGGCCGGAGGACAGATCGCCCGCATCTACGACTGCCGCCACCATCCGGATCATGGATGCGGATGTCGAAAGCCCCAGCCTGGCATGTTGCTGAAGGCCTGCCTCGACTTTGATCAGCGCCCCGAGGCGGTCTGTTTCGTGGGCGATGCGCTCACCGACATGGTGGCGGCCGCGCGTGCGGGTTGCCAGCCTGTGCTGGTTCTGACCGGGAAAGGACAGGCGACACAGGCGCTGGCCGAGTTCGACCCGACGATACCGGTTCTCGGCTCGTTGGCAGAGGTACCGGGATGGCTGGCGAGGCGTGGTGACGCAACGCAGCGCTGTCCTGACATCCGAACGGACGGCCTCAGAAGCTGTACCCCACCGCCAGCACCCCAGTGA
- a CDS encoding D-sedoheptulose 7-phosphate isomerase, with translation MAESIVVKQRLVEDPRILDQALDVAQRCAQACREGNKVLFMGNGGSAADAQHLAGEFVSRFNYDRPGLASFALTVDTSVLTAIGNDYGYDKLFERQVQACARSGDVVVGLSTSGNSVNVIKGLDMARVMGAYTVGMTGESGGQMKDKVDACLCMPSRQTPRIQECHILIGHVICGLVEQIMFPKD, from the coding sequence ATGGCCGAGTCCATTGTGGTCAAGCAGCGGTTGGTGGAAGACCCCCGGATCCTCGATCAGGCACTGGACGTCGCGCAACGCTGTGCGCAGGCCTGTCGCGAGGGCAACAAGGTGCTCTTCATGGGCAATGGCGGCAGTGCGGCCGATGCGCAGCACCTGGCAGGCGAGTTCGTCAGCCGCTTCAATTACGACCGGCCCGGTCTGGCCTCGTTTGCGTTGACGGTCGACACGTCGGTGCTCACGGCCATCGGCAACGACTACGGGTACGACAAGCTCTTTGAGCGACAGGTTCAGGCCTGCGCCAGATCAGGGGATGTGGTGGTCGGCCTGTCAACGTCCGGCAATTCGGTGAACGTCATCAAGGGGCTGGACATGGCCCGTGTCATGGGGGCGTACACGGTCGGTATGACGGGTGAGAGCGGGGGGCAGATGAAGGACAAGGTGGACGCCTGCCTGTGCATGCCCTCGCGCCAGACACCGCGCATCCAGGAATGCCACATCCTGATCGGCCACGTGATCTGCGGGTTGGTCGAGCAGATCATGTTTCCCAAGGACTGA